The Vigna angularis cultivar LongXiaoDou No.4 chromosome 6, ASM1680809v1, whole genome shotgun sequence genome contains the following window.
tatgaATAGTTGGAGATTACTTGGTTCATAAACTGTGTTCGTATGAGTTTTTATACTAACTCttcctttaattatattttttttttattttgacaaattttAGTAACAAAGGATTATTTTCTACTGTTGTTAGAGGATGCAAacataatttgattatttttaccATATAGTTGTTTTgacttttattcataattaatatattagtaCAAGTTAATATTTTTACCGTCAAAGTCTATTTTTACGTTTATCCacagattttgtttttttaattatagtttttatttgtaggtatatgtcatttttcttgtaatataaacacatgaaacataaaaaaagtaaagtaaaatatttttttatgaacttaaattaatttttatagaacttgaaacaaaatttttaaaaaatatatatatgatctgatttctttctttaattcattttttcttcatttatatttattgtaatttaacTTTGTCTGGAATCCACGAAGAATCTCCAACACAAATTGAACTTGAAgcaattttttactttaatttaacatttaaattactTGCAATATGATGCAAAATGTTGTTGCAGTGGAGGGATATTACATAGGAATGATCACATCCTGAGATGAATTATTTATATGCAGACAGggacaaacaaaagaaaagggtAAAGGGCAGTATTAATGCAGTACTTTACACATAATGCAGGCACTAGAAAATGTCAAACTCTATTGCATGGCCATGCCGTTTTAACTTCACAGCTAACAGAAAACACACTGTTCATCAAAATATGCCTCATCACTTCCGTCACATAATTTTCCTATGGTACAAGTATTTTGGTAGGTGGGGTTGATTCCCTTACACCTGTTGCAGAACATGGTGGTGTTATTTTCACAACCTTACTCTTTAGTTTTCTGCACTGTCTCATGACATTTTTCTGAGCAGATGCATTTACTCTCACAATGTCCACTTTCACTATATGATGATCAGAAGTTCCTTTTGAAGAAATCACTGAGTAGGACCCTGGCACGTACTTGTATGGAGAGTTTGGGGAAGCCAGAATGTAATCCACTCTTGTGCCATACTTGCATGTCCCCTGCACATCTGTTATTTCAGCACTCAACTTAGACTTCCATGTTTTTGAACAATCATGATCATAATAATCACCTAAGTTCACTTAGAAAGAGCAGTTGAAcaagtgaaaaatatatatatatatactttggcCTTTAGCAATGATGACAATGGGCTCACATTCTCCTGCATAATCCTTTGCATCGATATAGCCTTTGGATTTCATGAAGTTCATGACTTCTGACCTTGGCCTAGGCTTTCCGAGTTTCTCATAGTACtgcaacaaaaacaaacaatctCAGATGAGTAATCTGCAACAATTTAATGTAAACAGTTGTGAGAACTGAGAATGTTACATTAAAAATATCTGTCCATCTCTCAGATGAGTAATCTGCTCCATATAGTGAATTGAGACCTCCTGCTAAGATATGGGGAGTGTCATTGGAGCGAAATATTTCCTGCACTTGTTTCATTCTCCAATTCTCATCTAAGTGGTCAAGCTGAGTAGAATGCAAATTTATTTCTCCAGCCCAAGGCACATCAATTGTAGCCTTCAAAACATTCCTAAATCACACATGGAGTTGTCATTGCAGTTGTACACCGAAAAAATCTATAGTCtaaaacaacaataaaggaTTGGTATTGTAAGTTATtctatttcaatatttttgtgtAGTTAATTACACTGATAAATATATCAGAGAATGACAGAGGCATGGCAGTTTTTGTCTTTCAACAAATCATAATAATCACTATCATCATCGTGATTCATGACTAACTTCTTTTAACTGAAGAGTGGTAATCATTTCAATGGAAATGTGGGAGGAATAAAACACCTGAAATCATTATCATCAGCAATCTTTTGAACTTTCCACTTCTTAATTGGCCATTTGGATAAGATGGCATTTCCATATTCTGGAGCCCAACTCTCAGCAAACACATATTTCATCCCCAAGGCAGCTGCTAAATCAGAAAGAGGCTTCatgttcttctcttcttctgcTTTCACATCCTGCAGGGCCATCACATCAGCATCAATCTCCCTCAGAACTTCCAGGATGCTTCTGCTGCTTGCGAATCTCTCACTGCCCTCACAGTAGTTCATAATGAAAGGAAAACACACAGGAGACCTTGCAGGGACCTGATGCCTGCCAGAAACATTTCCCATAATTCTATCTGATGTGCCCTCTTTACTATTTGCCAATGAAATCTCATTCTCGGGAAGATTAATAGAAACCTTCAAATTTGAACGTGGCAGAATGTTGGAGTCAGAAAGACTCTGAGCTTTGTTCAGAGAGGCATGCAATGGAGATTGCTTCAGTATACTCTTGGGAAAGTCACCCTTTGCGAGATTCTTCTTCTTAGAACTATGCTCATGATTGGAGACAACCCATTCATCAAATTCTGAAACAGCAGGTGCAAGTGAAAACATGGCAACATTGAATGTAGCAATCCTAATAGGCCTTCCAGATTCAGACTCAACCAATAGGCCATTTGAGTCACTTCTAGATTTGTTTTTACTCAATTTTGCTCTGGGGTGGTGACCCTTAAAGTTCAATTTTCTAAACCTTTTGATCACAACTTTAGACCTGGGGCGCTTCCATAGTAGCCACAGTATCCTTGAATAAAGGTGCCGGAGTTTTCTTCTAATGACACTAAACATCTCGCCAGAGAAACAATTTAACAAACTCTCTTTTGGGAaggaaaatataaattcaatgtTCTTTTTTTCATGACATGTTCATCATGATTTCTTTCACCAGCTTAATCAGTGGCACATCTTCCAAACGAGGCAATATATGGAATAAGTGGAGACAAAATTAGGTCCTAACTACTCCATGGAGGGAGATAGACAGAGTCAGAGAGTTGACAAAGGTGCAATGTTGTTGAGCTTCCTTTccaacacaagaaaacaaggCCAACTGCTACCAACAAGAACAGAAGAAGTTAACTAATGTCTTGTTTTTATGTGTGTTAATGATAATAACCATTAAAATGCATAAAGCAACAAATGATTATTTTGGTGGGGTCAACCACTGTCCAGTGTAGTGGAAGCCTGCATATACATCCCGTGAGTTGCAGACATTTTTGACTGCATAACATCCATTGCGTAGGCTGATGCAGCTTTATACTTTTCTTATATAATGAGTTGAAATCTTAGCTTTCTCGAATGTATTATAAAAGGTTGTAGTTATTACATAAATAGTGGATCCggctttcaattttttaaacagCATAACTTTGCATTATAACCTCTGAATAAAATTTGTCTATGTATGTTGTTGTAATTTTGATTGAGCTATTGTAACCCTCAAAAACATAGTTGGAAAACATGCATTTTGAAGTCCTTTTCACTAAACAAAAGTCAATGACTTAGGTAGAGAAAGTGGGACATGGATGGACAAGATTTGATAGCCACGCCTATGAAAAATCAGCATGCAGCTGTTTCAATTGGTAAACTTCTACGATGCACTTTTCCaattatgtgaaaaaaattaattttacccTAGTGCGAATAAACTGTGTTAGTAGTGAATATACAGgagttttattattaaacagAGATTTATAGAGAATATTCTTAGCACTCTCGAAAAAGAGTAATCTCACTCCTAACCTGTGTTATTcttaataattc
Protein-coding sequences here:
- the LOC108342605 gene encoding uncharacterized protein LOC108342605 isoform X2; amino-acid sequence: MFSVIRRKLRHLYSRILWLLWKRPRSKVVIKRFRKLNFKGHHPRAKLSKNKSRSDSNGLLVESESGRPIRIATFNVAMFSLAPAVSEFDEWVVSNHEHSSKKKNLAKGDFPKSILKQSPLHASLNKAQSLSDSNILPRSNLKVSINLPENEISLANSKEGTSDRIMGNVSGRHQVPARSPVCFPFIMNYCEGSERFASSRSILEVLREIDADVMALQDVKAEEEKNMKPLSDLAAALGMKYVFAESWAPEYGNAILSKWPIKKWKVQKIADDNDFRNVLKATIDVPWAGEINLHSTQLDHLDENWRMKQVQEIFRSNDTPHILAGGLNSLYGADYSSERWTDIFNYYEKLGKPRPRSEVMNFMKSKGYIDAKDYAGEYVQGTCKYGTRVDYILASPNSPYKYVPGSYSVISSKGTSDHHIVKVDIVRVNASAQKNVMRQCRKLKSKVVKITPPCSATGVRESTPPTKILVP
- the LOC108342605 gene encoding uncharacterized protein LOC108342605 isoform X1, whose amino-acid sequence is MFSVIRRKLRHLYSRILWLLWKRPRSKVVIKRFRKLNFKGHHPRAKLSKNKSRSDSNGLLVESESGRPIRIATFNVAMFSLAPAVSEFDEWVVSNHEHSSKKKNLAKGDFPKSILKQSPLHASLNKAQSLSDSNILPRSNLKVSINLPENEISLANSKEGTSDRIMGNVSGRHQVPARSPVCFPFIMNYCEGSERFASSRSILEVLREIDADVMALQDVKAEEEKNMKPLSDLAAALGMKYVFAESWAPEYGNAILSKWPIKKWKVQKIADDNDFRNVLKATIDVPWAGEINLHSTQLDHLDENWRMKQVQEIFRSNDTPHILAGGLNSLYGADYSSERWTDIFNYYEKLGKPRPRSEVMNFMKSKGYIDAKDYAGECEPIVIIAKGQNVQGTCKYGTRVDYILASPNSPYKYVPGSYSVISSKGTSDHHIVKVDIVRVNASAQKNVMRQCRKLKSKVVKITPPCSATGVRESTPPTKILVP